A stretch of DNA from Basfia succiniciproducens:
TCTCACCGTTTGTCAGGGATAAAATTCCCGCCAAGGCTTTCAGTAAGGTGGATTTCCCCGCACCGTTGGCGCCCATAATGCCGATTAATTTGCCTTGCGGAATGATACAACTCACATTATTTAATCGTTCAGGCAGGTTAATGTTTTCAATCTTAATCACGTTATTAATCATTGCTAAATCTCCACTGCTGCACCAACAAAATCCAAATCAAAAACGGTGCGCCGATAATGGCGGTGAGCGTGCCGATGTAAATATGTGAGAACAACGGAATATACAAAATACAGAGATCCGCAATCAGCAGCAATAAGGCGCCGAACAGTGCGCCGGTGAGATAAAGCTGCGACGGGCGTTTTTTCAACATCATCCGTGCCAGGTGCGGAGCGATTAAGCCGATAAAACCGATGGTACCGGTTTGCGGAATGGTGGCGCCGACCAATAACGCCACACCTAGGGTGGTGATAAAAAAACTGCGCTTAGGATCAACGCCCATAGTAGCGGCGGTTTCCTCACCGAAAGTGAGCAAATCCAGATAACGGCGTTGGCTGTACAGGCAGAACAAACCCGCTAACACAATGGGTAAACACATCAGCAAGGTATCCGTTTTTGCCCATACCAGCGAACCTTGCAGCCAGCGGTACAGTTCCGCCAGCGCCCAGGGGCTTTCGGCGTTGGAAAGCAATAAGGCAATTAATGAACCGAGCAGCATATTGATGGCTACGCCGCTTAAAATCATCATCGTCGAGCCGCGGTTTTTGGCCATCAGATAGACCAACAGAAAACTCAATAACGCTCCGAGCACACCGCCGCATAACAATATAGTAAAAGGAGCGGAAAAATAATAAAGAATAAAAACACTTGCCGTGGTTGCGCCGTTGGCACTGCCCAATAAACCCGGGCTTGCCAGCGGATTTTGAAAGATTCCCTGCATGGCGTTGCCGGCGAGCGCCAGGCAGGCACCGGTTAACAGGGCAAGCAGAATACGTGGCAGGCGAATCTCCCATAATACGAGGGAACGCATATCGGTTAATACGCCGTCGGGGTTAAGCAGGGCGGAAAAATCGCCGAGTCGGTGGGTGGCGGCTAGAGTGATTAATAAGGTTAATAGTATGCCTAGCAACATATTGAGTTTATTCATTTTATTGTTAAATAGCCTTATGCTCGCAGGGACAGATTTTATGTCTATCCGTTGTGTGTCCAATTGGGGACAGACATAAAGTCTGTCCCTACGAATTTTTATGTATCAGTCAGAAAAAAGTCCATTCTCTTTTATGTTTTTAATTCCAACCCAATTATTTTCTTCGAAATCCAACCTTGTCAAATTTCCCCCTGCGCCTCTTTGCTAAAGAGGGGAGTTGTGTGGTTGATTATAAATCACTTTCGCGCCTTGCCATACGCCGTGATCAAAGCAATAGGTATATTTCATCGGGAGGGTAAAGTGCGGTCGGTTTTTAAAGAGTTTTTCCAATAACGGATGGGAAAGCAGTTTCGCCTGTTCGCTGTAGCCTTGTTTATCCGTTAAGGTAATCAGTAAATTCGGTTGGCTTAGCAGCAATTTTTCCA
This window harbors:
- a CDS encoding FecCD family ABC transporter permease translates to MNKLNMLLGILLTLLITLAATHRLGDFSALLNPDGVLTDMRSLVLWEIRLPRILLALLTGACLALAGNAMQGIFQNPLASPGLLGSANGATTASVFILYYFSAPFTILLCGGVLGALLSFLLVYLMAKNRGSTMMILSGVAINMLLGSLIALLLSNAESPWALAELYRWLQGSLVWAKTDTLLMCLPIVLAGLFCLYSQRRYLDLLTFGEETAATMGVDPKRSFFITTLGVALLVGATIPQTGTIGFIGLIAPHLARMMLKKRPSQLYLTGALFGALLLLIADLCILYIPLFSHIYIGTLTAIIGAPFLIWILLVQQWRFSND